The DNA sequence TTCATCTCTCAAGGAATGTACTGAATGCAATCGCCCACGCTAGCCGCCTCGCTACTGAACGCCCTGCGGCACGTCATGCGCCCCTTGGTACGGCTGATGCTCCGTAAGGGCGTCACCTATACAGTGTTCGCTGATCTGCTCAAGGATGTTTTTGTCGACGTGGCGGATCGCGAGTTCCGCCTCGATGACAAGCCGCCGAGCGACAGCCGCATCAGCCTGCTCACCGGCGTACACCGTAAGGATGTGCGACGTTTGCGGGCAACAACCGACATAATTGCCTCTGCGCTCCCCGAGAGCGTCACTTTGGGTGCACAACTGGTCAACCTCTGGACGAACAGCATGCCTTTCTGTAAGCGCTCCGGCCGGCCGCGGCCCCTGCCGCGCTTGGCCAGCGTCGGAGGCGACTGTTCCTTCGACGCCCTGGTGGCAAACGTCAGTAAGGACATCCGCGCGCGGGTGGTGCTGGACGAATGGCTGCGCCTGGGCATTGTCCGAGTCGACGAACAGGACTGCGTTCATCTCGAAACCCAAGCTTTCGTACCGCAGAAGGGGTTTGAGGAGAAAACCGCATACTTCAGCCATAACCTGCATGATCACGCCAGCGCAGCGGTGCATAACCTGACAGTGGAGGGGTCGGCTTTTTTCGAGCGCAGTGTCCATTACGACATGCTGGCCCCAGCCAGCGTCGACGAGCTGCGCGAGGCGGTCGCCAACGAAGGCATGCAGGTTCTGCTCGGTTTCAATCGGATCGCCGCCGAACTCGAAAGCCACGACGTCTCCAGCAGCGAGCCACGGCAACGTATCACCGTCGGTCTTTACTTCTACACTGAGCCCACCGCTCCCATACCGCCGGCGACCAACCAGCCATGACCATTGCCACAGGCCTCGTTCGTGCCATTGTCTTCAGTCTCGGGCTGAGCCTCGCGGCTCCCGCCTCAGTGCTGGCAGCGCCAGCCTGTGTCGACCCGGGCGGTATCGGCGGCACCGGTGCGCCGCGGCACGAAGGCGGCATGGGCGGTACCGGCGCCCCTCAGCGCAACGGTGGCATCGGTGGCACAGGCGCACCTCTCAGTCAGCGCCCCGGTGGCATCGGTGGCACCGGCGAGATGGCCGGTGCTGGCCACCTTGACAACGGCGGACTCGGCGGCACCGGCATCGTCGGCACCATCACCGGTTTCGCCTCGATCTGTATTAACGGCGTGGAAGTGCACTTCGGCGACAAGGTGCCGGTCAGCGAGAATGGCCTCCTATCCAGCAGCGTGCAGCTGGCGGTGGGCCAGGTCGTCGCTGTGGAAGCCGACACCTCGCGCCGCGGCCTCGAGGCTCGGCGCATCTCGATCCTGCACGCCTACGAAGGACCGCTTACCGCCCTGCCGGGCGCCTCGACGCCTCTGCGGGTCATGGGCCAGCCGGTGCGCCTGGCCAGCGGTGCACGGGTGGCCGAAGGTCTACGTCCGGGCGAGCCGGTGCGGGTCAGCGGCCTACGCAATGCCCAGGGCGAGGTGGTGGCCACTCGCATCGACCGAGCGCCCGGCCTCAAAGACGTCAGCGCCATCGGCCCGGTCGACCGTGCCGGCACGATCCAGGGGCTTGCATTGAGCACGCGACCGCCGTCGACGACCGAGGTGCTAGTGCGCGGCCACTGGACCGGACACCGCCTGACCGTCGCCCAAAGCCGCCCCGACCCCAGCATTCCCTTCGCTGGCAGGGTACGCCAGGCGGTAATCGAAGGGTTGGTGCACGGACAGCGGAACGGGCATCTGGTCATCAGCGGGTTCAGTGTGGAGCTTGAGCGCGACACCGCCTTTGCCGGCGGCCAGCCAGCCGATCTGGCGCGGGATCGGCGCGTGCGGGTGAGCGGAGTGTTCAGCGGTGCGCGGGCGGTGCGAGCGACGCGGGTCGAGTTCCCTCGTGAACTCTCCGAGACACCGAGCAAGGGGCGCCATGGACAAGCTGGGTTCGCCGCCGAGGATGCTGACCAAGGTAGAGATGAAGCGGACGATGACAAGAGTACGCGTAGCCGCACGGAAACCAACGACGGCTTGAGCCGCGAAAGCCGTCGCGAGAACGATGACAGCCGGGAAAGAATCGAGCTGCGCGGCGAAAGCTCCAGCGGCGATCTCGAGCGGCGTGAGCGCCGCGAGATCCGTGACTCGGGTGATCGCGTGGAAACACGCGAGCGTATCGAAGTGTTCGAGAATGGTGAACGGGTGGAGCGGATCGAACGAATCGAGAAAATCGAGAAACCGGAGAAGGTCGAGAAACCAGAGAAAGTCGAGCGGGCTGAGAAGGTCGAACGACCGGAAAAAGTGGAACGGCCTGAGAAGGTCGAACGACCGGAGCGACCCGAGAAACGGGACTAAGCAGTGCGGCCGTCATGCACAACCGTCATAAGCGGCTACGCTGGGAGAGAAAACTGCCAGGTTTCCTCGCTCCCCGCGAGCCAAAGGAAAGCTGGCGCCCGTCATGTATGCGTACTTATCAGTGCCACCGAATCGCGGGAACAACAAAATGTGGTGTGAACTTCAATGACTGGAGACTTACAAGTGAACTTGAAAACCAAGCGCACGTTGCTCGCCACCCTGCTTGCTAGCCTGACCTTGCCGGCCTTGGCCGACGAGTTCAGCACCTCAATCGGCATGGACTATTCACAGGGGGACTATGGCACTGGTACCACATCCGAAATCTGGTACGTCCCGGTCGTCGGCAAGTACGAAACCGGCCCCATGACATACAAGCTTACCGTCCCTTGGCTGCGCATCACCAACCCATCGGTCGGCCCTGATGGCGAGCCGTTGCAGGGCGGCTGCGAAAGCACCGAAAGCGGCCTTGGCGATACCGTGGCCAGTGCTGGCTATGCCATGCTCGACGGCAGCCAGGGCGGCGTGCTGCTGGATCTCGTCGGCAAGGTCAAGCTCCCCACCGCCGACGAGGACAAATGTCTGGGCACCGGCGAAACCGACTATTCGGCGCAGATCGATGTGGCCAAGGCCTTCGGTCCGGTGACCGGCTTCGCCACCCTGGGCTGGAAGAAATTCGGCGACCCCTCCGGATCCGACTTCGACGACCCGGTCTACGCCAGCCTTGGTTTCACCACGAAAGTCGCTGTCGCCACCACCGTGGGTGCGGCTTACGACTGGCGGCAGAAGGTCATCTCGACAGGGGACGAGATCCAGGAACTCACGCTGTTCGTTTCCCAGAGGCTCAACGAGGCCTGGAAGGTCCAGTTGTATGCGATAAAGGGCTTCTCCGACGCCAGCCCGGACGCCGGTGGTGGCTTGCTGCTCAGCCACATTTTCTGAGGGTTTACACGGCATCAAATAGTGGACCGGCCTATTTTTCCTACAGGGCGTTCTCACTCCTGGCATTCTGTGCGATCGCCTTCTGAGCATGACAATTTGCATTTGAGATACCGGCTACCTAATTCGTGTGCAACACCCCCATGTACAGTCTCTGACGACAAGGAACTCGCTATGGTTATTCGGATTCTGGGTCTTGCCGCTCTGCTCACTTGCGCCGTGCCGAGCTTTGCCCATGAGTACAAGGTCGGCGATTTGCTGATCGAACACCCTTGGTCGCGGGAGCTACCGGTCGACCTTCCGGGAGGCGCTGCGTATTTCACCGTGCACAACCAGGGTAGCCAGGCCGACCGCCTGATGGGGGTCAGTAGCCCTCGTGCGCAGAAATGTGAGCTGCACTCCTAGGCACCCCAGAATGGCCTGATGGATATGCAGCAAACTACTGCCGTGGATATCCCCGCCCATGGCGAGGTGACCTTCCAGCCCGGCGCAAACCATGTGATGCTGTCCGGTCTGGACAAGCCGCTGAAAGCCGGTGAGCCGTTCCTGCTGACTCTGGAGTTCGAGAAGGCCGGCAAGGTTGAAGTACAAGTCACAGTCGAGTCAGCCGATGCACAGACCAGCCACGACGCCCATAGCGGTCACTGAGCGGCTCAATCTATAAGAGTCGGCGCCGCGTTGGCGATGATGGTTGAGGATGTCTATACGCAGAACTGGCGACTGTAGGTACGCTTGTCCGAAAAAGGTGGCCAGCGGCATGAGATGCCTTGCCACCACACACTGGAGGCCTACCTGCATGCGTAGCTGGTCGAGCTCGCCTCGAGACCGATTTGAAAAGGCCGCTGTTGCGGACCATTCAGCGCGGTACCTGGCTGCTGGGCCGCAGGCCAATGCGCATGCTATGGTGCGCCGACGTGTGCTGGCTGCCGGGATCAAAACCGCGATCGGCAACCACACCTTTCGGGCCACCGGGATCACCGCCGACCCGAAGAATGGCGGCACCCTGGAAAACGCGGCGGCGCGATGACATCAGCCTGGATGAGGTGGAACGGATTCGAGTGTGACCCCACGGCGGTCTCTTTAAGGGGGACGCGCCTGGCGGAATCAGGTCGAAGACTCGACGGCCAGCGGCTGAGTCTCACGCGTGGCGCGCTCTTGCTCGATTCTTTCCAGTTCCTCAGCAAAAGCCAGTTCGCTCCTGGACGGTCGTTTCCGCCACGGCGCCCGGGAAGGCATCGGCTGCTCGGCGTAGCGTTTGGTTTCCCCCCTGGAACTGCTGCGCCAAGTGCTCCAGGTCTTCGCGGATTTTCTGTTTGGTTCGGGTCATTGGTTTTTTTTCTGCCCTTGAATAGGCGTTTCGTAGCTCTTCGCCATTTCCTTGACCTGCTCGGCCTGCTCAGGCGGCAGCCAGACCAGCACCGGCACCAGGCCGAGTGCTTTACGTTCGAGAATTTCGCGCACCCGTTTGACAGCGGCGTAAACCAACTGCGAAGACTCGCCCAGCTCGTCTGCGACATCAATCGGCCGTTTACCGTCCACGAGGACCGCGCGGGCTATCTGCACAGTGCCTACATTCATACTGCGCATAGCGGGGGAAAATTGCTCCCATTGCTCGAGGGTAAATCTGAGTTGCATCGATCTGCTCCTTGTTCGATTGGTCTTGCAGCTTAACGGCTTTCTTGATTCGGTTGATAATTTATCCGATTAGCTCGACCCATTCTTTAGACAATAGTCTCGATCAGCTTCTGTTCAGTCTTGGTTGGGCCTCCTCAACCTTGGGCACACCTCCACGCATGTCGATGTCCGGACGGGCGTCTTGCGTTGCCTCTTAATGACAATAGCGACTGGCTACTTCTCCTGAAACGGCTATGTTTTTAAGTCGACGCGAATCGACCTTCACGGCGACCGATCAGTCGCCAAAAAACTCAGGGAGGGGAAAATGCGACACAGAGGCAGTCAATACTGGGCCTGGTCGGACTGTCAGCTTCCCAGTCGATTACATGACGAGGCGCTTAGCGATGGAACTCAGCTAAATGTTCAAGTCAGGGTTTCCCGTCACGGCGTTACGCAACTCTTCATCGGCCTTTACGAAGGCGGGGGGACAATGATGTTCGAGGAGTATTACGATTCACTGCTAGACGAGACGATCAGCCATGCGCTGGTTTGGGGGGTTAATCGAGCCCGAGCACTTGCTATCGGTTCGGTTACCGCGGTGTCGGAGCCGACTCGCCAGAGGGCATTATGATCGGGCATATCTGCGCCTGCTCATGACTTCCTTCCCGCCTGCACTCTACTCATCCTCGGAACGGGTGGTGCTAGCTCGCCTCATCATCGGCAGGCTCTGGGCTCTATCGTGACATAAGAAGGTTGGCCGGCCAACGATGAAGCGGAGGGCACGGGGCGGTTCCAAGAGGGCGGAACTTGTACGGTCCCGTACCACCTTATAAGGCCCAGCGCTTGCCGTTGCCTGCAACCTGCAAGGAGCTGCTTGCTATGACCATCACCCGCCGCGACTTCCTCAACGGCGTCGCCCTGATCATCGCCGCCGGCCTGACACCGCTGGAAATCCTCCGCGCCGCGCCCGGCCGCTACTACCCACCGGCGCTGACCGGCTTGCGCGGCAGCCATGTCGGCTCCTTTGAAATCACGCACCAGCTGGGTTGGGAGAAGAAGGCCTTCGACACCGACAGCCTGCCGATCAGCGAGGAATACGACCTGGTGGTGGTCGGCGGTGGCATCAGCGGGCTGTCGGCGGCCTGGTTCTATCGGCAGAAGCATCCGCAGGCGCGCATTCTGATCCTAGAGAACCACGACGACTTCGGCGGCCACGCCAAGCGCAATGAGTTTGAAGCTGGTGACCGGACGATCATCGGCTACGGCGGCAGCGAGGCGTTCCAGTCGCCCAACCATCTGTTCAGCAAAACCGTGAACGATCTGATGAAGAGCCTGGGGGTGGAAACCAAACGTTTCGAAAGCGCCTTCGACCGTGATTTCTACCCTAACCTGGGCCTATCGCGCGGGGTGTTCTTCGACAAAGACAACTTCGGCGAAGACAAGCTGGTGACTGGCGACCCGACTCCGATGGTCGCTGACGATATCGCCCCGAACAAACTGCACTCCCGCCCGATTGCCGAGTTCATCAACGACTTCCCGTTGCCGGAAGCCGACCGCCAAGCGCTGATTGCCCTGCACAGCGCACCCAAGGACTACCTCGTCGGCAAATCAGCGGACGAGAAAGAGGCCTACCTGGGCAAAACCAGCTACCGCGACTTTCTGCTCAAGGATGTTGGTCTCTCGCCAGCAGCAGTGAAGTATTTCCAGAGCCGCACCAATGATTTCTCGGCTCTGAGCATCGACGCCGTGGCGGCTTACGATGCCTATTACGTCGGCTTCCCCGGTTTCAGCGCGATGAACCTGCCGCCGATCAGCGAGGAAGCCCAGGCCGAGATGGAAGAGCCGTACATCTACCACTTCCCGGACGGTAACGCCTCGGTCGCCCGCCTGCTGGCGCGCGACCTGACTCCGGCCGTGGCGCCGGGCAAAGGCATGGAAGACATCGTCCTGGCGCAGTTCGATTACGCCAAGCTGGACGTGGCCGGCAGCCCGATCCGCCTGCGCCTAAACAGCACCGCGGTCAGCGTGCGCAATGTCTCCGGTTGTGTCGATGTCGGCTACAGCCGTGGCGGTCAGTTGGCCCGCGTACGCAGCAAACACTGCGTATTGGCCTGCTACAACATGATGACTCCGTACTTGCTGCGCGACCTCTCTGCCGGGCAAGCCCACGCCCTGAGCCAGAACGTCAAATTCTCGCTGGTGTACACCAAGGTGATGATCCGCAATTGGTAGTCCTTCACCAAGCTCGGCGTGCATGAAATCTACGCGACGACCCAACCCTACAGCCGGATCAAACTGGACTACCCGGTGGACATCGGCGGTTACCAGCACCCGCGCGACCCCAAGCAGCCGATCTGCCTGCACATGGTCTACGTGCCGACCAGCCCGAACAGCGGCATGAACGCCCGCGACCAGGCTCGCGCCGGGCGCGGCAAGCTCTACGGCATGACCTTCGAGCAACTGGAAGCGCAGTTGCGTGATCAGTTGCAACGCATGCTCAGCCCAGGTGGTTTCAACCATGAGAAGGACATCCTGGCGATCACCGTCAACCGCTGGTCACACGGCTACTCTTACTTCAGCAACAGCCTGTTCGATGACGAAGAGGAAAGCGAGAAGCTGATGAACCTGGCGCGCCAGCGAGTCGGCAACGTCAGCATCGCCAACTCCGATGCGGCTTGGGACGCCTACGCCCACGCGGCAATCGACGAAGCCTGGCGTGCAGTGGGCGAGCTGAACTGATAGGAATCCGAGCGCACCAGGCTGAATGCAGGGCGCTCCACTCCCCTAGCTGTAACGGCTCGCGTTTGAAAACAGCCGGGCTCGCAATCAACGCGATTCTGGGCTCACATTAGCTGCGAGCTTCTACTGGAATAATGAAGGCCACCAGTGCTTCGAGTTCCGCGATTCGAAAGGACCCGTTGAGAGTTACAAGCTTGTCCGTCGAAACGGGGCGTGGTCATGCCATTGACCAGTCCAAGCCGCAACTGACCAAAGAGACTGTCATGTAGCAGAAAGAAATCAAAGCTGAGCGGCAGTTGAGGTCATCGATCTGCCAGATGGCCGAGTGGAAGAGCGTAAGGCGATCTTGGAACCCCTGATAGATACCGTTGTGGCTGCGTTGGGCTCTCCACGCTGACGTAAATGCAAGCCAGCCTGGGAAAAGTAAGATTAATAGGTTTTTCAATGGCCTACATGCCACCAGAACCTTAGCGTAAGATTTTTTCCGAATTCTGAGGGCTCCCCTGGTAGTTCCTTGCCAGTCGTTCATACCGGGTTTCGATACGGCGGAATCGCTTCAATTTCTTGAGAAGGTGCTCCACCAGATTCCGTCTCAAAGTGGTTTCACACAGCCTGGGTCGTCAGCGCCTCGTGTATGGACAATCCAACAGTACGGTGAGCACCTGGACTATTCAGAGCACTCCTCCGCAGTGCGTACCACTCCTGACATTCTGTGCGATCACCTTCTGAACATGGCAATTTGCATTCGGGATGCCTGCTGCCTATGTTGTGTGCAACGCCCCCATGTACAGTCGATTAAGACACGGAGCTCTCTATGGTTATTCGCATCCTGGGTATTGCCGCCCTGCTCGCTTGCACCGTGCCGAGTTTTGCCCATGAGTACAAGGTCGGCGATTTGCTGATCGAACACCCTTGGTCGCGGGAGTTACCGGTCGACCTTCCAGGGGGCGCCGCCTACTTCACCGTGCACAACCAGGGCAGCCAGGCCGACCGCCTGGTTGGGGTCAGCAGCCCTCGTACGCAGAAATGTGAGCTGCACTCTCAGGCCCCAAGAATGGCCTGATGGATATGCAGCAGGCTCCTGCCATGGAGATTCCCGCTCATGGCGAGGTGAGATTCCAACCCGGCGGAAACCACGTGATGCTGTCCGGTCAGGACAAACCGCTGAAAGCCGGTGAGCAGTTCCCGCTGACTCTGGAGTTCGAGAAGGCCGGCAAGGTTGAAGTGCAAATCAAAGTCGAGTCAGCCGATACCCAGATAGGCCACAACGCCCATAGCGGCCACCAAGCGGCTATCAATGGCGGATAGGTTACGGGGTTATCGCACCCCCAGAGAGAAACTGGCCGGGCGTCACGCCAAACCGACGCAGCAAACTCTTTCTGTTCTGCATTGCTTGCGTGAGTCGCTGGTGCGCGATCGCACCAAAACCGCCAATCAAATGCATGGCTTCCTGCTGGAGTTTGGCATCAGCCTGCCCATTGCGGTACTTGATCACCAGACCGCTGCCGGTCATGCCCAGGTGAATATCGCTGGCATGCATATTCAGCGCGTCGTACAGCGTGGAGTTGACCAGCTTGACCACCACGCTGGCGTCTTCGCTGATGCTGGTCAGCGACAGGCTTTCCAGCGCTTCGTGCACAACGCCGGTATCGGCTTGGGCGTTGAGCGACTCAACGGCGTGGAAACTCTCTTCATGGCGGGACAGGAAAGCGCCGAGGTCGGCGGCATGGGCCAGGTACAGCGGTGCGCCACGCAGGTTTTCATCGATCCAGGCCAGGCGGTGTTCATCGAAGGGGTCGGCAAAAACGCCGATCAGCTCTTCACCCTGGCGCACCATGACGAATTCGCGCTTGATGGCCTGGGCCAGGGTGATGTGCTCGAATACCGCAGTGGTGGCGAACAGGCTTTGGCTGTCGAGCACCGGGTAATGGAGCGTGCGGCCAAGGCACTGGGTGAAGGCCTGTGGGTCGAGTGTCGAAAGGGTTTCCAGTGCAGCGAGCGTGCGTTCGCCCTGACTGGCGGCGGTTGCCTTGGCCTGCTGCAACAGGTCCCGGGCAAACCGTGGTGGCGTGGTTTCAAGCTCCGGTATGGCAATGGCTGACGGCGACACGGCAGCAACAGACAGACGTTCCATGGCATGCACTCCAACGCTCCGGGGTTTTCACCCATCCGGCGCGCCAGCACATGCTCGTCTGTACGCGCCCCTATTCCCCGGTAAGCTGTTGCGTGTCGTCGGGATCCGGAGGCGTCGGCACGGTGCGTCGACGATCCGCCAATACCCAACTGCCGTCATACAGCTGCAGCGGGAAACTCTCCTTCCTGCATTGACGCCGCTCGACGAACCCTTCGCCTTGTGTGCCCGGCCTTGCCCCGGATTCCCTGCCCAGCAGGTCACAGACCACTCGTGCCAGTTCCGCCAATGGAAAGGGCTTCAACAGGATGTGGCTGATGCCCAATTGCTCTGCGCGCTTGTAAACCTGGTCACTCGGATGCGCGGTCATCAGTACGAAATGGCAATTCCTGTTGCGGCGGACAGCTTCGAGTACCTGGAACCCCTCCATGTCGGGCAAGCGAAAATCCAGTACGACGACTTCGGGTGCAAAACCTTCGGCAACGCTGATGGCTTTGGCACCGTCATGGGCCACACGGACATCCAGGCACCTGGTCTCAAGGAAAGCCTTGAGGTTTTGCGCAAGGATTTGTTCGTCCTCGACTACCAATACTGTGTTTGTCAAGGTGGACTCCTTGTAACTGTCAGGTCCGGTCTCGGGCCTGGGAGTGCGCGCCTCACTTAGGTTTACGCACACTTCATGCCAGACCGTACATCAATAATGTCGTTTTGCCATGCAACTGATTTAGCTTAATTTTTTGAAGACTGCCCCATCGCCTTCCCCAACTTCGAGGGAAGGCGGTCGACGGTGAATCTGGGTTTCCCCCCAACTTGGGCGCCGGCTGGTTACTGTCCGCGTGCCTGTTTGATCCAGTAACGCGAGTGCAACTGTTCTGTGGCCACACCAATGCAAAGGAGCAGGCCAGTCATCCACAGCGCAATGGGCTTCATGGCGGCCACCGGCACTCAGCGCCCGACCACGGGCAGGGTCAACAATTGCAGGCGCTGGGCGATGGCCGCAGCCGGTGCGTCCGGTCGGATCTTGCTCCAGCGTTTATTGGCGACGTCACCGACGATAAGCTGCGTCGAATGTTGCTCGGGGCTTGGAATAAGGTGGCCCAGACGGCCCAGCACCAGATCAATGTTCGCCTGTTCGCCGGTCAGGAACAGCCAATTGGGATTGTCCGCACCTTGCTTGCGGGCAAAGTCTTTGAGCACCGACGGACTGTCGTTTTGCGGGTCGCTGGTCAGGGAGATGAAATACACCTGGCTGGCCAGGGGCTCGCCCAGGGCGTCGCGTACCTCCTTGAGTTTACGGGTGATCAGCGGGCAGGCATCGTTGCAGTGGGTGAAGATCACATTGAGCAGCACCACGCGATTTTTCAGTACATCACTGTAAAAGCGCAGGGGCTGGCCATTCTGGTCGAGCAGCTGAGTGTCGGTAAAATACGCCTGGGCGTCGTGGGTTCCGCTTGGCGGCTGAGCCGGTGCAGGCGGCACTGCGGCCTCATGTGCCAGCGTCGGCAAGGCCCAGCAGCACAGGGTCAGGGCGATCCATTGAAGGCGCTTCATGGCTGCTCCCCCTGTGCGACGGCGGTATGCCGGGCGTGCACGCGCGCAGCCCCCAGTTCCTGCACGCGCTTGACCAGCAGCGCCGGGTCGGTGAAGCCGTAAAAGCGGGTCCAGTGATCACTGCGGCCATCGCCGACCAGGATCAGCGGCGGATGATTGCGATAATCGGCAGTCCAGGTGCCCAGGCCCTTGAGGGTATCGTTGATCGCCTGGGGGCTGCCGGTCAGCCAGCTCCAGCCGGGGCCGCTCTGGAATTTTTTCGCATAGCCAAGCAAGCGTGGCGGGTCGTCGCGTTGCGGATCGATGCTGATCGAGACCAGTTGCACGTCGTCGCCAACGCGCCCGCCGAGCTGCTGTTGCACTTTGCTCATGATCGATGACACCAACGGGCAAACCGTGGTGCAACTGGTGTAGATGAAGCCCATCACCACGATCCGGTCGCGGACCAGATCCTGGCTCAGGCGCACCGGCTTGCCGTTCTGGTCGAGCAACGACACATCGGCAAACGATACCTGCGTGCCCTCCTGCCGGGTGTCAGCTGCCTGTCGGGCGTGCTGGGCATGCTCGTCCATCGAGTGGGCCTGAACCTGCCCGCCCATCCCCACCAGGCCGAAAAGTGCCAGGGCAATGCTCGCAGTCATGGCTTTCATAGGTTGCTCCTTATGGCTTTGGGGCCGTTTGCTGGGTGGGGGCCGCGATCGGGGTTCCCGGCAAGACCCGCAAGCTGGTATAGGTCTGCTGATCGAAGGCGGCACCCAGGGTGGCCGAGCGGGCATGCAGGTAATAGGCACCGACCTGGGGCAGGTCCAGCGCGGCTTCATAAATGCCGTCGGCCACCTCTTTGGTCAGCACTTCCTGCGGCCGTGAAGAAGGCGCCAGGTAGTAACGCAACTGCAAATCCTTGAGGCCCTTGCGTGGATGACCGCTGCGCCCTTCGACCACCCGCAGGCGCACGGTGAACGGGCTGCCCAGGGGGGCGGCCACTTTGTCCATCAGGAACTCCAGGCGCGGGGTGGCCAGGGCTTTTTCCAGCGCGGGGTTGATCTCGACTTCAGTGTTGAAGCAATGCACGATCTGTGGCTGGTTGAGCAGAAAGGCCACATCGAAGCGCCCGGCCGCCGGCATCTTCACCCGCGAGCTGTACACCCCCGGCTCCACCTCGCGCAGGCTGCGATCGATGACCATGGCCGCCCGGGCGGTGTGCCCGCGGTTGGGGTAACCGGACATGGGAGCGTTCATGCCTTCGGCATAGAAGTAAGTGGTGTTGTCGACCGGATTGACCACGAACACCGAGTTGTCATCGCGCGACGGGCTCAACCCCGGGGCCAATGGCAAATCACCGGCCAGCCTCGGTGCCGCAGGGCCGGCCTCGAAACCCTGGAGGATCGGCTGACGGTCCTTGCCCAGGGTGGACAGGTTGATCATGGTCACTCGCGGCGAGGCCAGGCCGCGAATATAGGCATACGCCTTGGTGAAGGTCAGTTGAAAGGGTTCCGGTGACACTTCCAGGCTATGAATCACTTCGTCACTGGCCGCATCGATCACTTGCGCCCGGTTTTCCAGGGTATTGAGCACGATGCCGAAACGGCCATCTTCACTGAAGCGCATCGGCCCCAGGCCCCGCTGACCCTTGATCACCTTGCGCACCTGCAGGGTGGCGGCATCGATGACGGTGATGGTGCCGTCCTTGCCATCGGCCACATAGACGGCCTGGGACAAGGGTGAATAGGCGACCGACAGCGGGTGCGAGCCGGTTTGCAACTGCTGCACGACCTCCAGGGTGGCCACGTCGATCACGCTCAGCGTGCCGCTGTCGCGGTTGCTGACAAAGGCATGACGCGAGTCCTTGCTGAAGACAATCTCATGGTGCCCCTTGCCGGTGGGCAGGAACTTGAGGGTGTTGAGTGAGCGGGTATCGATGACGGTCACACCGCTCTTGGCTTCGTCGGGCGCGTTGTTGCCGACCCACAACAGGCGTTCGTCCGGTTGCAGGGCGACCCTTACCGGCGCGCTTCCGGCGCTTGCATTGGAGAGTACCTGGAATTTTTCCGCATCGATCACCGCCACCTCCCCGGCAGCCGGCATGGACACGAATACG is a window from the Pseudomonas sp. LS1212 genome containing:
- a CDS encoding DUF6502 family protein; translation: MQSPTLAASLLNALRHVMRPLVRLMLRKGVTYTVFADLLKDVFVDVADREFRLDDKPPSDSRISLLTGVHRKDVRRLRATTDIIASALPESVTLGAQLVNLWTNSMPFCKRSGRPRPLPRLASVGGDCSFDALVANVSKDIRARVVLDEWLRLGIVRVDEQDCVHLETQAFVPQKGFEEKTAYFSHNLHDHASAAVHNLTVEGSAFFERSVHYDMLAPASVDELREAVANEGMQVLLGFNRIAAELESHDVSSSEPRQRITVGLYFYTEPTAPIPPATNQP
- a CDS encoding DUF5666 domain-containing protein — translated: MTIATGLVRAIVFSLGLSLAAPASVLAAPACVDPGGIGGTGAPRHEGGMGGTGAPQRNGGIGGTGAPLSQRPGGIGGTGEMAGAGHLDNGGLGGTGIVGTITGFASICINGVEVHFGDKVPVSENGLLSSSVQLAVGQVVAVEADTSRRGLEARRISILHAYEGPLTALPGASTPLRVMGQPVRLASGARVAEGLRPGEPVRVSGLRNAQGEVVATRIDRAPGLKDVSAIGPVDRAGTIQGLALSTRPPSTTEVLVRGHWTGHRLTVAQSRPDPSIPFAGRVRQAVIEGLVHGQRNGHLVISGFSVELERDTAFAGGQPADLARDRRVRVSGVFSGARAVRATRVEFPRELSETPSKGRHGQAGFAAEDADQGRDEADDDKSTRSRTETNDGLSRESRRENDDSRERIELRGESSSGDLERRERREIRDSGDRVETRERIEVFENGERVERIERIEKIEKPEKVEKPEKVERAEKVERPEKVERPEKVERPERPEKRD
- a CDS encoding transcriptional regulator KorA, coding for MQLRFTLEQWEQFSPAMRSMNVGTVQIARAVLVDGKRPIDVADELGESSQLVYAAVKRVREILERKALGLVPVLVWLPPEQAEQVKEMAKSYETPIQGQKKNQ
- a CDS encoding copper chaperone PCu(A)C, with the translated sequence MVIRILGIAALLACTVPSFAHEYKVGDLLIEHPWSRELPVDLPGGAAYFTVHNQGSQADRLVGVSSPRTQKCELHSQAPRMA
- a CDS encoding copper chaperone PCu(A)C translates to MDMQQAPAMEIPAHGEVRFQPGGNHVMLSGQDKPLKAGEQFPLTLEFEKAGKVEVQIKVESADTQIGHNAHSGHQAAINGG
- a CDS encoding response regulator, which codes for MTNTVLVVEDEQILAQNLKAFLETRCLDVRVAHDGAKAISVAEGFAPEVVVLDFRLPDMEGFQVLEAVRRNRNCHFVLMTAHPSDQVYKRAEQLGISHILLKPFPLAELARVVCDLLGRESGARPGTQGEGFVERRQCRKESFPLQLYDGSWVLADRRRTVPTPPDPDDTQQLTGE
- a CDS encoding SCO family protein translates to MKRLQWIALTLCCWALPTLAHEAAVPPAPAQPPSGTHDAQAYFTDTQLLDQNGQPLRFYSDVLKNRVVLLNVIFTHCNDACPLITRKLKEVRDALGEPLASQVYFISLTSDPQNDSPSVLKDFARKQGADNPNWLFLTGEQANIDLVLGRLGHLIPSPEQHSTQLIVGDVANKRWSKIRPDAPAAAIAQRLQLLTLPVVGR
- a CDS encoding SCO family protein; this translates as MKAMTASIALALFGLVGMGGQVQAHSMDEHAQHARQAADTRQEGTQVSFADVSLLDQNGKPVRLSQDLVRDRIVVMGFIYTSCTTVCPLVSSIMSKVQQQLGGRVGDDVQLVSISIDPQRDDPPRLLGYAKKFQSGPGWSWLTGSPQAINDTLKGLGTWTADYRNHPPLILVGDGRSDHWTRFYGFTDPALLVKRVQELGAARVHARHTAVAQGEQP